In Candidatus Nanopelagicales bacterium, the DNA window GAGGAGCGATTCACAGATGAAGTCCGCCACCAGAGTTACGTTGACTGCCTCAACGACCGCCTTGGTCTGCGCCGCCCTGATCGGCGGTCCGCTTGTCACGACTGCATCAGCAGCGCCAGCGGCCGGCACCGACACCGTGGCAACAGCGCCAGCGGCCGGCACCAGCACCGCCGCAGCCAAGCGAACCGCGACGTTGAAGAAGTACGGCGTCTTTCCGTTGCCCGTTTCGGTCAAGCAGATCAACAGATATCACCTGAGCAAGAAGGACCTCAAGGGCATCAAGAAAGCCCAGAAGCTGGCCAAGTCACCGACAGCCCGCAAGATCCGCAAGCGCGAATCGCACAATAACTACAAGATCAATACTGGAAACGGCTACTACGGCGCGTACCACTTTGACCGGGGGACCTGGCGCAGCAACG includes these proteins:
- a CDS encoding transglycosylase family protein: MKSATRVTLTASTTALVCAALIGGPLVTTASAAPAAGTDTVATAPAAGTSTAAAKRTATLKKYGVFPLPVSVKQINRYHLSKKDLKGIKKAQKLAKSPTARKIRKRESHNNYKINTGNGYYGAYHFDRGTWRSNGGSKFATTPHKAPKWAQDYVVWRTHKVRGWSPWSTH